One Gossypium hirsutum isolate 1008001.06 chromosome A11, Gossypium_hirsutum_v2.1, whole genome shotgun sequence genomic window carries:
- the LOC107905981 gene encoding ABC transporter G family member STR2: protein MGHRYGYPPATVIDIGEGPLNFTGGLQYVDLTYTVTKQKKVEGKWLKQEVDLLNRITGSAPKGCITAVMGPSGAGKSTFLDGLAGRIASGSLKGRVYLDGKPMSPSLIKRTSAYIMQDDRLFPMLTVYETLMFAADFRLGPISRVEKRQRVEKLIDQLGLTSSWNTYIGDAGTRGVSGGERRRVSIGVDIIHGPSLLFLDEPTSGLDSTSAYSVIEKVRDIARSGSTVILTIHQPSSRIQLLLDHMIVLARGQLMYQGSPQNVTLHLSRMGRKVPKGESAIEFLIDVIQEYDQSEFGVEVVAEFARSGRKPPQLTEEEMSVSTAAPTPPPANRGHDWKNNRRLALKASEDSDNGFDHSVRSPYNNTSRSWSASHIGVVHQLRFTPTRQRTDQKAPNPMSSSPGYYTYSSDILPGTPTPHSSDYTVNENDYLTPDVAPKTVQHLGPKFANSIFPEIWILIRRNFKNIRRTPELFLSRLVVLTVMGVMMATMFMNPKISMQGITNRLSFVIFTVCLFFFSSNDAVPAFIQERFIFVRETSHNAYRASTYTIAGLITYLPFLALQAGVYACIVWKALELRGPFYYFFIVLYASLLSTNSFVMFVSSVVPNYILGYAAVIAFTALFFLFCGYFMNSHDIPVYWKWMNKVSTMTYPYEGLLMNQYQTNQTFGYDPNMKPVTGFGILSSLEISTVEFKKWENVIIMIGWAAFYRLCFYIVLRFGSKNKRT from the exons ATGGGTCATAGATATGGTTATCCTCCTGCTACAGTGATTGATATAGGAGAGGGGCCACTGAATTTCACCGGAGGGCTTCAATACGTTGACCTTACATACACTGTGACAAAGCAGAAGAAGGTAGAAGGGAAATGGTTGAAACAAGAGGTGGACTTGTTGAATAGGATTACTGGGTCTGCACCAAAAGGGTGCATCACTGCAGTCATGGGCCCTAGTGGTGCAGGCAAATCCACTTTCTTGGATGGTTTGGCAGGGCGTATTGCTAGTGGAAGCCTTAAGGGTAGGGTGTACTTGGATGGGAAGCCAATGAGTCCAAGTTTAATTAAAAGGACTTCGGCTTATATAATGCAAGATGATAGGTTATTTCCGATGCTTACGGTCTATGAGACCCTGATGTTTGCTGCTGATTTTCGACTCGGACCCATCTCAAGAGTCGAGAAGAGGCAACGCGTCGAGAAATTGATTGATCAACTTGGACTGACA TCCTCATGGAACACCTATATAGGTGATGCTGGGACTAGAGGAGTCTCGGGCGGAGAGCGTCGCAGAGTTTCAATCGGTGTTGACATAATTCATGGACCATCCTTGCTCTTCCTAGATGAGCCAACTTCGGGTCTAGACTCTACTAGTGCTTACAGTGTAATCGAGAAGGTGCGGGACATTGCACGATCTGGTAGCACCGTAATCCTCACGATTCATCAACCCTCATCTAGAATCCAGCTTCTCCTTGATCATATGATTGTCCTTGCTCGCGGCCAGCTCATGTATCAAGGGTCACCGCAAAATGTCACTCTACATCTTAGTCGAATGGGGAGAAAGGTCCCCAAGGGTGAAAGTGCAATAGAGTTCCTTATTGATGTGATACAAGAATATGATCAATCTGAATTCGGAGTCGAGGTAGTTGCTGAATTTGCAAGAAGCGGACGAAAACCACCACAACTGACAGAAGAGGAAATGTCTGTTTCAACAGCTGCCCCAACACCACCCCCAGCAAATCGTGGTCACGATTGGAAAAACAACAGGCGCCTTGCATTGAAAGCAAGTGAAGATTCCGATAATGGTTTTGATCATAGTGTGAGGAGCCCATACAATAATACATCAAGATCATGGAGTGCTAGCCACATAGGAGTTGTGCACCAACTCAGGTTCACCCCCACAAGGCAACGTACTGATCAAAAAGCTCCAAACCCAATGAG TTCATCGCCTGGCTATTATACATACTCAAGTGACATCCTGCCAGGGACGCCGACACCTCACAGCAGCGACTATACCGTGAACGAAAATGATTACCTGACTCCAGATGTTGCTCCGAAGACAGTTCAACACTTGGGGCCCAAATTTGCAAATTCCATCTTCCCAGAGATTTGGATTCTCATTCGCCGTAACTTCAAGAACATTAGGCGTACACCTGAGCTTTTTCTCTCGAGACTTGTAGTCCTAACTGTCATGGGCGTTATGATGGCTACGATGTTCATGAACCCGAAAATCAGCATGCAAGGCATCACCAATCGCCTTAGCTTTGTTATCTTCACTGTCtgtctcttcttcttctcttccaaCGATGCAGTACCGGCTTTCATCCAAGAGCGCTTCATTTTTGTTCGCGAAACTTCCCATAATGCCTATAGAGCCTCTACTTACACCATAGCGGGCCTCATCACATACCTTCCTTTCCTTGCACTACAAGCTGGTGTCTATGCTTGTATTGTTTGGAAAGCCTTGGAGCTTAGGGGACCATTCTACTATTTCTTTATTGTTCTCTATGCCTCCCTTCTTTCAACCAACTCATTTGTGATGTTTGTGAGCTCAGTGGTGCCTAACTATATCTTAGGGTACGCAGCAGTCATCGCTTTTACCGCACTCTTTTTCTTGTTTTGTGGCTACTTCATGAATAGCCATGACATTCCGGTGTACTGGAAATGGATGAACAAGGTTTCCACCATGACATATCCATATGAAGGGCTCTTGATGAACCAGTATCAGACTAATCAAACTTTTGGTTACGATCCAAACATGAAACCTGTAACCGGATTTGGCATCTTAAGTTCACTTGAAATTAGTACCGTAGAATTCAAGAAGTGGGAAAATGTTATTATAATGATAGGTTGGGCTGCTTTTTATAGGTTGTGTTTCTATATAGTGCTTCGTTTCGGATCAAAGAACAAGAGGACATAG